In a genomic window of Candidatus Poribacteria bacterium:
- a CDS encoding phenylalanine--tRNA ligase subunit beta, which produces MNVTLNWLKNYINFEFSPTELADRLTMLGVEVESVKHLGADLEGVIVGSVTSVRPHPNADKLVLCQVDTGGPEELQIVCGAPNVREGMLAPVATIGATLPVGLTIKRAKLRGETSEGMLCSEKELGLSDAAAGLMELPTDIPLGTPLSEALGLDDVVFELEITPNRPDCLSLIGIAREIRAETGNPLKPPTVDLTESDIDAQELTSVTIDAPDLCPRYAARVIQGVKVAESPAWLQQRLASVGIGVINNIVDVTNFVLMEYGQPLHAFDYHKLTENRIVVRRAREGEHITTLDEVEHELTSDMLVIADAEQPVALAGIMGGYDSEITEATCDVLLESAYFNPSSVRATAKALGISTEASYRFERGADPGVVLAALDRASQRIVELAGGTICEGVVDVYPGQQPLTEIQLRPERVNFVLGTTLEASEMVQILNRLGFDVDATGDIYHVTVPTFRADMTREIDLIEEIARVHGYDNIPTTLPKGDIPVPAQDPKTEIRKRIKHFLLAAGMMEAVNYSFCDPNCFDKIRLNPDDRLRNTLRLQNPLSPEMSVLRTTLTPGLLANAQHNRNHQIDTIALFEIGGVFVHDGEEKEPERVAGVLAGQIGEGVYSDPYRPPDFFDIKGLVEEMLEVCGVVDWTLQKTDTPTFHPGRNAEVLLGDKRIGVFGEVHPEVLENYDLPYKAYLFEFDLDGLTDVATFAKRFEPISVYPKVARDLAIVVDKEILSDMPTALIYTTGGDSVDSVRLFDVYEGEQVPKGKKSLAYTITYHSTTETLTDKAVNALHDEVVKGLNRELGAELRM; this is translated from the coding sequence ATGAATGTAACCCTAAATTGGCTTAAAAACTACATCAATTTTGAATTTTCTCCAACTGAACTCGCCGATCGGTTGACAATGTTAGGTGTTGAGGTAGAATCCGTCAAGCATCTTGGAGCCGATCTCGAAGGTGTAATTGTGGGAAGTGTCACCTCGGTCCGACCTCACCCAAATGCTGATAAGCTTGTGCTGTGTCAGGTAGATACTGGTGGTCCTGAAGAACTTCAGATTGTCTGCGGTGCCCCGAATGTCCGCGAGGGAATGCTCGCGCCTGTTGCGACAATCGGAGCGACACTACCCGTCGGTTTGACAATCAAACGCGCGAAGCTGCGCGGCGAAACTTCAGAAGGGATGCTCTGTTCCGAAAAGGAATTAGGACTCTCTGACGCTGCCGCCGGTTTGATGGAACTCCCGACAGATATACCCCTTGGGACCCCTCTTTCAGAGGCTCTCGGATTGGACGATGTCGTCTTTGAACTCGAGATTACGCCCAACCGTCCGGATTGCCTCAGCCTGATCGGTATCGCTCGCGAAATCCGAGCGGAAACCGGAAATCCTTTAAAACCGCCTACTGTTGACCTGACAGAAAGCGACATCGACGCCCAAGAGTTAACATCTGTCACGATTGATGCCCCAGATCTTTGCCCGCGTTACGCAGCACGCGTCATTCAAGGCGTTAAGGTAGCAGAATCTCCAGCATGGTTGCAACAGCGACTTGCGTCTGTCGGTATAGGCGTTATTAACAACATTGTCGATGTCACTAATTTCGTCTTAATGGAATATGGACAACCGCTCCATGCCTTTGATTATCACAAACTCACAGAGAACCGTATTGTTGTTCGCCGGGCGAGGGAGGGTGAACACATAACAACGCTTGACGAAGTTGAACACGAACTCACATCCGATATGCTCGTCATCGCGGATGCTGAACAACCTGTCGCACTCGCTGGAATTATGGGTGGCTACGATTCGGAAATTACGGAAGCGACCTGTGATGTGCTATTAGAGAGTGCCTATTTCAACCCATCAAGCGTTCGTGCCACCGCAAAGGCGTTAGGAATCAGCACAGAGGCATCCTACAGATTTGAGCGTGGTGCCGATCCGGGTGTTGTCCTCGCTGCCCTTGACCGTGCGTCCCAACGCATTGTGGAGTTGGCGGGTGGAACAATCTGTGAAGGTGTCGTTGATGTCTATCCGGGACAACAGCCCTTGACCGAAATTCAACTCCGTCCGGAACGCGTCAATTTCGTATTGGGGACGACCCTTGAAGCATCAGAAATGGTGCAGATTTTGAATCGTCTCGGTTTCGATGTGGATGCTACTGGAGATATCTATCACGTCACTGTGCCGACGTTCAGGGCTGACATGACTCGCGAAATCGACCTCATCGAGGAAATCGCGCGGGTCCACGGCTACGATAACATCCCGACAACATTGCCCAAAGGCGATATTCCTGTTCCAGCACAGGATCCGAAGACAGAAATTCGAAAGCGAATCAAACATTTTCTCCTCGCAGCTGGGATGATGGAAGCGGTGAATTATAGTTTTTGCGACCCGAATTGTTTTGATAAGATCCGGTTGAATCCGGATGATCGACTTCGTAACACCTTGCGACTCCAGAACCCGTTGAGTCCAGAGATGTCAGTGCTACGCACAACACTAACGCCAGGGCTGCTCGCAAATGCACAGCATAACCGTAACCACCAGATAGACACTATCGCGCTCTTTGAAATCGGCGGTGTATTCGTCCACGATGGCGAAGAGAAAGAACCGGAACGCGTTGCGGGTGTTCTGGCAGGGCAGATTGGGGAAGGGGTCTATAGCGATCCTTACCGTCCCCCAGATTTCTTTGACATCAAAGGACTTGTAGAGGAGATGCTTGAGGTATGCGGCGTTGTTGATTGGACGCTACAGAAGACGGATACTCCGACCTTCCATCCGGGTAGGAACGCGGAAGTGCTGTTAGGTGATAAACGGATCGGTGTTTTCGGCGAGGTACATCCAGAAGTTCTCGAAAATTACGATTTACCGTATAAGGCATACCTCTTTGAGTTTGACCTTGACGGCTTAACAGATGTTGCTACATTTGCCAAACGCTTTGAACCGATTTCCGTCTATCCGAAGGTGGCTCGCGACCTTGCGATTGTCGTGGATAAGGAGATACTGTCAGATATGCCGACGGCACTTATCTATACAACGGGCGGCGACTCCGTAGACTCGGTGCGTCTGTTTGATGTCTATGAAGGGGAACAGGTTCCGAAGGGTAAAAAGAGTCTCGCCTATACGATCACCTATCATTCTACGACCGAAACCTTGACAGATAAAGCCGTCAATGCCCTTCACGACGAAGTTGTCAAAGGGCTGAATCGTGAATTGGGCGCGGAATTACGCATGTAG
- a CDS encoding sugar phosphate isomerase/epimerase — MKVGIRDGMLPVPFEESFQKAKEIGFEGVEICMGVDYREHLLWQDGGIDKVNSLADAAGIEVSSLSPGGFTAYSFMHPTDSTRTEGIAKLQYLAETCPQLGAKVILVPFFGNGQIEDEHISASRFIDGLKMAAETAEKHGVFLAIESTLSAEQHQQIIDNVGSSTVGVYYDMGNATGLGYDSPSEIRSLGGAISQMHIKDTDGNHAGEGDVDFPAVFDAIHAVGYDSWFVLETPGKDDPIASASKNLDFVRNSF, encoded by the coding sequence ATGAAGGTAGGTATTCGGGACGGGATGTTGCCCGTTCCTTTTGAAGAATCGTTTCAGAAGGCGAAAGAAATTGGGTTTGAGGGTGTCGAAATTTGCATGGGCGTTGACTACCGTGAACATCTGCTCTGGCAAGATGGCGGGATTGACAAAGTGAACAGTTTGGCAGACGCCGCTGGCATTGAGGTATCTTCGCTGTCACCAGGTGGCTTCACGGCATATTCGTTTATGCATCCAACCGATAGCACGCGGACCGAGGGAATCGCAAAATTACAATATCTGGCAGAAACATGTCCACAACTCGGAGCGAAAGTGATTTTGGTGCCGTTTTTCGGGAATGGTCAGATCGAAGACGAACATATCAGCGCATCGCGGTTTATTGATGGTCTGAAAATGGCTGCTGAAACCGCTGAAAAACATGGTGTTTTCCTTGCAATTGAATCCACTTTAAGTGCTGAACAGCATCAACAGATCATTGATAACGTCGGTTCGTCGACTGTTGGGGTTTATTACGATATGGGGAACGCCACAGGGCTTGGCTACGATTCACCCTCTGAAATTCGCAGCTTAGGCGGGGCTATCTCACAGATGCACATCAAGGACACTGATGGGAATCACGCTGGGGAGGGCGATGTTGACTTTCCTGCTGTTTTTGATGCTATTCATGCCGTTGGATACGATAGTTGGTTTGTCCTGGAAACGCCCGGTAAAGATGATCCAATTGCGTCAGCATCAAAAAATCTCGATTTTGTGAGAAATAGTTTTTGA
- the msrA gene encoding peptide-methionine (S)-S-oxide reductase MsrA, translated as MKLETATLGAGCFWCVEAVFLQVEGVHTVVSGYTGGTTVNPTYQAVCMGMTGHAEVAQIQFDPDVISYEELLEVFWHTHDPTTLNRQGADVGTQYRSAIFYHTETQQQIAEKSKAEMDTSDIWNAPIVTEITPLDVFYPAEDYHQNYFQLNPNQPYCQFVIHPKMQKFTKDFKDKLKND; from the coding sequence ATGAAATTAGAGACAGCGACGCTTGGAGCAGGGTGTTTTTGGTGTGTTGAGGCAGTCTTTCTGCAAGTGGAAGGGGTTCACACGGTCGTCTCCGGGTACACCGGCGGCACCACCGTCAACCCAACATATCAAGCGGTGTGTATGGGAATGACAGGGCACGCCGAAGTGGCTCAGATCCAGTTCGATCCGGACGTTATTTCTTACGAAGAATTATTAGAAGTTTTTTGGCATACACATGATCCAACAACCTTAAATCGGCAGGGGGCTGATGTCGGTACCCAGTATCGTTCAGCGATTTTCTATCACACAGAAACGCAACAACAGATCGCCGAAAAATCTAAAGCCGAAATGGACACATCCGATATATGGAACGCTCCGATTGTTACGGAGATTACTCCGTTGGATGTCTTTTATCCTGCCGAAGATTACCACCAAAACTATTTTCAATTGAATCCAAACCAGCCATACTGTCAGTTTGTGATTCATCCAAAGATGCAAAAGTTCACAAAGGATTTTAAGGACAAACTTAAAAATGATTAA
- a CDS encoding efflux RND transporter periplasmic adaptor subunit, with translation MINRHLLRVCAIIFSFSVGSVIAQKAASPITVPVATARRGTIVSTKQYTGHLEPHAEVKVYANVPGKIVALTATVGQSVAKDDVLAETDSREATLAVIRAESAFSSVKSRLTSTEANAQADVESQLAIAQETLMTAQSNLVETQALAEMRVRNQLVQAEATSQAAVETIEKSKTNAEQSLERAKVEHDDAESDYNRNKSLHEKQLISDSNFESVEKRLRLAETRLEEAQVTASQFVDDSTHPSIEKAKAELAVAQKLVEIRSWEREIALAESKVTQAQADRNAAQKLVAAKSWEQEIEIAKAAVRQAEEQRKLAQEQARAATLKSPIDGVIAERHLNMGDYAGSATSPTGKPVFTVIGVDALKAIWKMPVTDARRIHSGELVLISTDAGIRNIVGTIDFISPTVNREDNTVLVHANVPNSVGTLSHTGGLRPGGTITVSVKMGERKNVQLLPLHAVLHIQNGSGTTFTVEGNTARREQVSVGAIYGGEIEITSKLAAGTLIIVDKQHQLQDGTPVSILRD, from the coding sequence ATGATTAATAGACATCTACTGAGGGTTTGCGCTATCATCTTCTCTTTCAGTGTTGGAAGTGTAATTGCCCAAAAGGCAGCATCACCGATCACTGTGCCGGTGGCGACAGCGAGGCGCGGGACGATTGTTTCCACGAAGCAGTATACCGGACATTTAGAACCGCACGCTGAGGTGAAGGTATATGCCAATGTTCCCGGGAAGATTGTTGCCCTGACAGCGACCGTTGGTCAAAGTGTAGCGAAAGATGATGTGCTTGCAGAAACGGATTCAAGAGAAGCCACACTTGCCGTGATACGCGCGGAATCGGCATTCAGCAGTGTAAAATCCCGACTTACCTCAACGGAAGCAAACGCTCAAGCAGATGTAGAATCTCAGTTGGCGATCGCACAAGAAACGTTAATGACAGCGCAGTCGAACCTTGTGGAGACACAAGCGCTCGCTGAAATGCGGGTCCGTAACCAACTCGTGCAGGCAGAAGCGACGTCCCAAGCAGCCGTGGAGACGATTGAAAAATCGAAAACAAATGCGGAACAAAGTTTAGAACGTGCGAAGGTGGAGCACGATGATGCTGAATCGGATTATAATCGAAACAAATCGCTCCACGAGAAGCAGCTCATCAGTGATAGCAATTTTGAATCCGTAGAAAAACGTTTGAGATTGGCAGAAACCCGTTTAGAGGAAGCGCAGGTCACAGCGAGTCAGTTTGTGGACGACTCAACACACCCCTCCATAGAGAAAGCAAAGGCGGAATTAGCCGTCGCTCAGAAACTCGTGGAGATCCGCAGCTGGGAACGCGAGATCGCTTTAGCAGAATCAAAAGTTACGCAGGCGCAAGCCGACCGCAACGCAGCACAGAAACTGGTAGCGGCGAAATCTTGGGAGCAAGAGATTGAAATTGCGAAAGCGGCAGTGCGTCAAGCTGAAGAACAACGCAAACTCGCTCAAGAACAGGCGCGTGCTGCGACGCTTAAGTCCCCGATTGATGGCGTTATTGCCGAGCGCCACTTGAACATGGGAGACTATGCAGGATCCGCCACCTCACCTACAGGGAAGCCGGTATTTACAGTCATCGGTGTTGATGCGCTCAAAGCTATTTGGAAAATGCCTGTCACGGATGCGCGTCGCATTCACAGCGGCGAACTCGTCCTGATTTCTACGGATGCCGGTATTCGGAATATCGTCGGCACAATCGATTTTATCAGTCCTACGGTCAACCGTGAAGACAATACGGTGCTTGTCCATGCCAACGTCCCGAATTCTGTGGGGACACTCTCTCACACTGGCGGTCTAAGACCGGGTGGCACAATCACGGTTTCTGTCAAAATGGGTGAGCGGAAAAATGTGCAACTCCTTCCCTTGCATGCAGTTCTGCATATTCAGAATGGGAGCGGAACTACCTTCACCGTTGAAGGGAACACGGCACGCCGGGAACAGGTCAGCGTTGGTGCTATTTACGGTGGCGAGATAGAAATTACCTCGAAACTTGCGGCAGGGACGCTGATAATTGTTGATAAACAACACCAGTTACAGGATGGAACCCCAGTGTCTATCCTTCGGGATTAG
- a CDS encoding serine dehydrogenasease — protein MRFFLDICGKMLYSISDKRNTIYQINVLKSRSKLLAAMRPVDHHISVHLSKYLGTMEEVLKSDILTISSPILPGLEHIVKTAVEPLQNRKPKLSIILDTLGGTIEVAERIVSIIRYHYNEVDFLIPDRAMSAGTVFAMSGDRIFMNYFSCLGPIDPQVYKNGEFVPALSYLNQYERLCKKAEDGELNTVEFELVRQLDLGELDQFEQARQLSHDLLTDWLSTYKFKDWDIHSSTGKPVTPEEKKKRAKKIASVLSNNERWHSHGRMIPRDILTSEEIRLKIENIEDVPNLFPTLDNYVGLLKDYVQRESFPTFVHTREYF, from the coding sequence ATGCGTTTTTTTCTTGACATTTGCGGTAAAATGTTGTATAGTATTTCTGATAAGCGTAATACAATATACCAGATAAACGTTCTTAAGTCAAGGAGTAAACTATTGGCGGCAATGCGTCCAGTTGATCATCACATAAGCGTACACCTCAGTAAATATCTTGGCACGATGGAAGAAGTCCTTAAGTCAGATATATTGACAATTTCCAGTCCCATACTGCCGGGATTAGAACATATAGTAAAAACTGCTGTTGAACCCCTGCAAAACAGAAAACCTAAATTATCAATTATTCTAGATACACTTGGTGGTACAATTGAAGTAGCTGAGCGTATCGTTTCTATTATCCGGTACCACTACAATGAGGTTGACTTTTTGATTCCTGACCGAGCTATGTCTGCCGGAACGGTTTTTGCGATGTCGGGCGACCGGATCTTCATGAATTATTTTTCTTGTTTGGGACCGATTGATCCACAAGTTTATAAGAATGGAGAGTTCGTTCCAGCTTTGTCATATTTAAACCAATATGAACGGTTATGTAAAAAAGCGGAGGATGGTGAGTTGAACACCGTTGAGTTTGAACTTGTCCGTCAGCTTGACTTAGGTGAACTTGACCAATTTGAACAAGCACGTCAATTGTCCCATGACCTTCTGACTGATTGGCTTTCTACTTATAAGTTCAAGGATTGGGACATTCATAGTTCAACAGGGAAACCCGTTACGCCCGAAGAAAAAAAGAAAAGAGCAAAAAAAATTGCATCCGTGTTGAGCAACAATGAGCGTTGGCATTCTCACGGTCGTATGATTCCAAGGGACATATTAACCTCAGAAGAAATCCGTTTGAAAATTGAGAATATTGAAGATGTCCCGAATCTTTTCCCTACTCTTGATAACTATGTTGGACTGCTCAAAGATTATGTGCAGAGAGAATCGTTTCCCACATTTGTGCACACTCGCGAATATTTTTGA
- a CDS encoding site-specific DNA-methyltransferase — protein MPRRKRTTQQKEVQDYRHDTATRKNNPPAGIAAQGKIQETPKQEYAYNPHLPPNLRSDPNGDADKLPELLQIAQQRPLNAEEAQTLADALRHHGPWLEWAGKQETKSFSVDPVALHIHERVSAKAILQVAERQNVQRELFADPQQDYSKAVDFYQHDVDWANRLILGDSLTVMSSLAHREDLAGKVQMIYIDPPYGIKFASNFQPTLFQRDVKDREQDLTREREQIKAYRDTWTLGVHSYLAYLRDRLIVAKELLTDSGSIFVQIGDENVHIVRNLMDEVFRPNNFVSQISVFKTTTPRKLLDNNLFYLLWYARNIENLAYHQVFIDKPCDEWARETKGGSWGVTIDMKDRPLIPEEKANTNLLPSEAKVYQLSGLTSAGAGSDRPSFTFEGNTHLTDSKSHWKTSIEGLQRLNSAGRLESRGKKPWFKKYHQDFPVKRLTNAWIDTSGKANERFYVVQTQDKVIERCVLMTTRPGDLVLDPTCGGGTTAYVAEQWGRRWITMDTSRVAVALARQRLLTGNFDYYKLKDSSKDVAGGFVNKTVPHITLTKVWTIL, from the coding sequence ATGCCGAGAAGAAAACGCACCACCCAACAAAAAGAGGTCCAAGACTACCGACACGACACTGCTACCCGAAAAAACAATCCACCCGCTGGCATCGCCGCACAAGGCAAAATCCAAGAAACACCGAAACAGGAATACGCCTACAACCCGCACCTACCACCCAACCTCCGATCCGACCCAAACGGAGACGCTGACAAACTCCCCGAACTGCTCCAAATAGCACAACAGCGACCCCTCAATGCCGAGGAAGCCCAAACTCTCGCCGATGCACTCCGACACCACGGACCATGGCTGGAATGGGCAGGCAAACAGGAGACAAAATCTTTCAGCGTCGATCCGGTTGCGTTGCATATCCACGAGCGCGTGAGTGCTAAAGCCATTCTGCAGGTTGCTGAACGCCAAAACGTTCAGCGTGAGCTCTTCGCCGACCCACAGCAGGATTATAGCAAAGCAGTCGATTTTTACCAACACGACGTAGATTGGGCGAACCGCCTCATCCTTGGTGATAGCCTCACCGTGATGAGCTCCCTTGCACATCGAGAAGACCTTGCAGGCAAGGTGCAGATGATCTATATTGATCCACCCTACGGCATCAAATTTGCCTCCAATTTCCAACCCACCCTCTTCCAGCGCGATGTAAAGGACAGAGAACAAGATTTGACTCGCGAACGGGAGCAGATTAAAGCCTACCGTGATACGTGGACACTCGGTGTCCACTCCTACCTCGCCTATCTGCGCGACCGCTTGATTGTTGCTAAAGAACTATTGACGGACAGTGGGAGTATCTTTGTGCAGATTGGTGATGAAAATGTTCATATTGTACGCAATTTAATGGACGAGGTATTTAGACCCAATAACTTCGTTTCTCAAATATCAGTATTTAAGACAACAACACCAAGAAAATTATTAGACAACAATTTGTTTTATTTACTCTGGTACGCGAGGAACATAGAAAACCTCGCATATCATCAGGTTTTTATAGATAAGCCGTGTGATGAATGGGCACGTGAAACTAAGGGAGGCTCTTGGGGCGTTACTATCGATATGAAGGACCGTCCTTTAATTCCAGAAGAAAAAGCAAATACAAATCTGCTACCATCGGAAGCTAAAGTATATCAACTTTCGGGATTAACTTCCGCTGGAGCAGGTTCTGATAGACCTTCTTTTACCTTTGAGGGAAATACACATCTTACAGATTCAAAGAGCCATTGGAAAACAAGTATAGAAGGGTTACAAAGACTTAATTCGGCTGGAAGATTGGAAAGCAGAGGGAAAAAACCATGGTTTAAAAAATATCACCAAGACTTTCCCGTAAAACGTTTGACGAATGCTTGGATTGATACATCAGGTAAAGCAAACGAGAGATTTTATGTTGTTCAAACCCAAGATAAAGTCATAGAGCGTTGTGTTCTAATGACAACAAGACCCGGCGACCTTGTTCTTGATCCCACCTGTGGAGGCGGCACAACCGCTTATGTTGCCGAGCAGTGGGGCAGACGGTGGATAACCATGGATACGAGCCGTGTGGCGGTCGCTTTAGCACGCCAACGTCTTTTAACAGGGAATTTTGATTACTACAAACTCAAAGATTCGTCAAAAGATGTCGCGGGCGGTTTTGTCAACAAAACAGTTCCACATATTACACTTACTAAAGTTTGGACAATATTATGA
- a CDS encoding transposase gives MHLLLHLEGILSEFRFMFNSQNFALFQAFIYGFITHTGSGTLTQLYQASGSQTRYWSLPKFLSQGKWDPDAVAAHLIKYLQARFPQWVYVYDQTHALKTGRSQWGLHFFRNFSYASGRVNTSKFHYGHEFGALGLLCATPTQRLLFPVWVKLIVPQTVRDKGDAVLKRIASKLSRGLIIFDSAFARRKVFEMLLGLGHHILCRAKSNAVFYRIPKPPKHPKPGRPKKYGDRLNIRRLRYKTVSVLEKTYSVTAAVVRTKMCPVDVRRVVIRKRPKPSKPYRYFLVFTTDLTLEIPQIIEYYQQRWHIETAFRDAKQHFGFSAYQVKSRKSINRFVQLSFIAASVTKLIFTLPQPTQKPINVKTVCESLGIHWYHPKKLTQGLRIAYLQAQIREKLFSTSSTENTNSHNITPVFQQDTELPFDKAA, from the coding sequence ATGCACCTGCTTCTCCACTTAGAAGGTATTCTATCAGAGTTTCGGTTTATGTTCAACTCCCAAAACTTTGCGCTTTTCCAAGCGTTCATCTATGGGTTTATTACCCACACAGGTTCTGGTACCTTGACCCAGCTTTACCAAGCGAGTGGTTCCCAGACGCGATATTGGTCTTTGCCAAAGTTCCTGTCCCAAGGGAAGTGGGACCCGGATGCGGTCGCTGCGCACTTGATAAAGTATCTCCAAGCGAGATTTCCGCAGTGGGTCTACGTCTATGATCAAACGCATGCCTTGAAAACGGGTCGTTCGCAATGGGGACTTCACTTCTTCCGAAACTTCTCTTATGCTTCAGGGCGCGTCAATACATCAAAGTTCCACTATGGACATGAGTTTGGGGCCCTGGGGCTGCTCTGTGCGACTCCGACCCAAAGGCTGCTTTTCCCGGTCTGGGTGAAACTCATCGTCCCGCAGACGGTTCGCGATAAAGGCGATGCCGTCCTGAAACGTATCGCTTCAAAACTCTCTCGGGGGCTTATCATCTTCGATAGTGCTTTCGCACGCCGAAAGGTCTTTGAAATGTTATTGGGTTTGGGACATCACATCTTGTGTCGGGCGAAGTCGAATGCCGTGTTCTATCGGATACCTAAGCCCCCGAAACACCCCAAACCCGGGCGTCCCAAAAAGTATGGAGACCGTCTGAATATCAGACGCCTGCGCTATAAAACAGTGTCGGTACTGGAGAAAACATATTCCGTCACCGCAGCCGTCGTCCGCACGAAAATGTGTCCCGTGGATGTTCGACGCGTCGTGATACGCAAACGCCCGAAACCCTCAAAACCGTATCGGTATTTCCTCGTCTTTACAACAGACCTGACCCTCGAAATACCGCAGATCATAGAATACTATCAGCAGAGGTGGCACATCGAGACCGCCTTCCGAGACGCAAAACAACACTTCGGGTTCAGCGCGTATCAAGTGAAGTCTCGAAAAAGCATCAATCGCTTTGTACAACTCAGCTTCATCGCAGCGTCTGTGACAAAACTCATCTTTACACTGCCACAACCCACGCAGAAACCGATAAACGTCAAGACCGTTTGTGAGTCTCTCGGCATTCACTGGTATCACCCAAAGAAACTCACACAAGGGCTTCGCATCGCTTATCTACAAGCACAAATCCGGGAGAAACTATTTTCTACGAGTTCCACTGAAAATACAAACTCACACAATATTACACCCGTTTTTCAACAAGATACCGAGCTGCCTTTCGACAAGGCAGCTTGA